A region from the Aegilops tauschii subsp. strangulata cultivar AL8/78 chromosome 5, Aet v6.0, whole genome shotgun sequence genome encodes:
- the LOC109732225 gene encoding uncharacterized protein: MTKLGLEAKDLEPTRTIFHSIVPGLSCSSIGWIWLDVLFGNNNHFRHEPILFELVDLSSAYHALLGQPALAKFMAVPQYAYLKMKLPDGAKLAESLVIAKERRQLDWIVALANETSTVPIPAEEPADEASFKPSKETNKVKLNPKDPRCSKYIVVGARLDNK; the protein is encoded by the exons atgaccaagctcggcctcgAGGCCAAGGACCTGGAGCCGACCCGAACAATCTTCCACAGCATCGTTCCCGGCCTCTCCTGCTCTTCGATCGGCTGGATCTGGCTCGACGTCCTGTTCGGCAACAACAACCACTTCCGACACGAGCCGATCTTGTTCGAGTTGGTGGACCTGTCCAGCGCGTACCATGCGCTGCTGGGCCAGCCcgcgctcgccaagttcatggcggtcccccagtACGCTTACCTAAAGATGAAGCTGCCGG ACGGCGCCAAGCTGGCCGAGTCGCTGGTCATAGCCAAGGAACGGCGCCAACTCGACTGGATCGTCGCCCTGGCCAACGAGACATCAACCGTGCCGATCCCGGCCGAGGAGCCGGCTGACGAGGCCTCcttcaagccctccaaggagaccaaTAAAGTGAAGCTGAACCCGAAAGACCCCAGATGCAGCAAGTACATTGTCGTAGGCGCCCgcctcgacaacaaatag